A single window of Coriobacteriia bacterium DNA harbors:
- a CDS encoding energy-coupling factor transporter ATPase, which produces MIRFSDISFSYAGAQGAPALSRVSFDVQPGEQVAVLGANGSGKSTLVQLANGLLLPDSGTVTVDGIDTRDVSRTRDVRERVGMVFQRPDDQIVATSVEDDVAFGPENLGLPREQIRERVDEAIAAVGLPGLERREPHLLSGGQKQRLAMAGALAMRPAYLVLDEPASMLDPDGRRDVLAIVRALRASGTGVMHVTHDLADIVDADRAMVLDAGRVVFAGSVVELYGRAELLAASGLELPPLARLAVALRVRGARLPSGVMDVETIVGSLWP; this is translated from the coding sequence GTGATCCGCTTTTCCGACATCAGCTTCTCCTACGCCGGGGCACAGGGTGCGCCCGCACTGTCCCGTGTCAGTTTCGACGTTCAGCCCGGCGAGCAGGTTGCGGTGCTCGGCGCGAACGGCTCGGGCAAGTCCACACTGGTGCAGCTCGCCAACGGGCTGCTGCTTCCGGACTCGGGCACGGTCACCGTCGACGGCATCGACACGCGCGACGTGTCTCGCACTCGAGACGTGCGCGAGCGTGTCGGGATGGTGTTCCAGCGGCCTGACGACCAGATAGTCGCCACGAGCGTTGAAGACGACGTCGCCTTCGGGCCCGAGAATCTCGGGCTGCCGCGCGAGCAGATTCGCGAGCGAGTCGACGAGGCGATTGCGGCCGTGGGGCTGCCAGGCCTCGAGCGCCGAGAACCCCACCTGCTCTCTGGCGGCCAGAAGCAGCGCCTTGCGATGGCTGGTGCGCTCGCGATGCGGCCAGCCTACCTGGTGCTGGACGAGCCCGCCTCGATGCTCGATCCCGACGGGCGGCGCGACGTGCTCGCGATCGTGCGTGCGCTGCGTGCATCGGGAACGGGCGTCATGCACGTTACGCACGACCTCGCCGATATCGTCGACGCGGATCGCGCTATGGTGCTCGACGCCGGCCGCGTGGTCTTTGCGGGTTCGGTCGTCGAACTCTACGGTCGCGCGGAGCTGCTGGCGGCCAGCGGCCTGGAGCTGCCACCTCTTGCGCGGCTCGCGGTTGCGCTGCGGGTTCGGGGCGCTCGGCTACCCTCCGGCGTCATGGACGTCGAGACGATTGTGGGGTCGCTGTGGCCCTGA
- a CDS encoding ATP-binding cassette domain-containing protein produces the protein MALTLTNIGYRYPVASAPSDAPALDGVSLTVEPGELVLVLGATGSGKSTLLRIASGLLGASAGGAAIDGEPLTGRSARGAVGMVFQDAEAQLFAETVADDVAFGPRNLGASTSDAAAVARDALRRVGLDPDVYGTRSPFGLSGGEARRAAIAGVLAMCPRYLLLDEPTAGLDARGRTAVRTLIGAERKRSGIVVVSHSAAEFLGEADRVLLLAGGRTAFEGAADRLVADPSAFERAGLAAPDVLRVQLLATQAGATLTGFSLEPDAAASLLTPEGGWSR, from the coding sequence GTGGCCCTGACGCTGACTAACATCGGCTACCGCTACCCGGTTGCCTCGGCGCCTTCGGACGCGCCTGCGCTCGATGGCGTCTCGCTGACGGTCGAGCCGGGCGAGCTCGTGCTGGTGCTCGGCGCGACGGGCTCGGGCAAGTCGACGCTTCTTCGCATCGCCTCTGGGCTGCTCGGCGCGAGTGCCGGCGGGGCGGCGATCGACGGGGAGCCGCTCACTGGCCGCTCGGCCCGCGGCGCCGTGGGCATGGTCTTCCAAGACGCCGAGGCGCAACTCTTCGCCGAGACGGTCGCCGACGACGTCGCATTTGGGCCGCGCAACCTTGGGGCGAGCACGTCGGACGCAGCCGCTGTCGCTCGCGACGCACTGCGCCGTGTTGGGCTCGATCCGGACGTATACGGCACGCGCTCGCCGTTCGGGCTGTCCGGTGGAGAGGCACGCCGAGCAGCGATCGCCGGCGTGCTGGCTATGTGTCCGCGCTACCTACTGCTCGACGAGCCAACCGCCGGTCTAGACGCGCGCGGGCGCACCGCCGTGCGGACGCTCATCGGCGCGGAGCGGAAGCGCAGCGGGATAGTGGTCGTGAGTCATTCGGCAGCCGAGTTCCTCGGCGAGGCAGATCGAGTGCTGTTGTTGGCGGGCGGACGCACGGCGTTCGAGGGAGCGGCAGATCGGCTCGTCGCGGATCCAAGCGCGTTCGAGCGAGCCGGACTCGCGGCGCCCGACGTGTTGCGCGTGCAACTGCTAGCGACGCAAGCGGGCGCTACCCTAACGGGGTTCTCGCTCGAACCCGATGCGGCCGCGAGCCTGTTGACGCCCGAAGGCGGGTGGAGTCGATGA